From one Papilio machaon chromosome 16, ilPapMach1.1, whole genome shotgun sequence genomic stretch:
- the LOC106715362 gene encoding uncharacterized protein LOC106715362 gives MDPNFNEVYRQAYTNVPNYAIGLALGYLIYDLQRSNFQIEKYKKYRYMYWALLPACLVPMFLGSVFYGPTRHPVYLQLLYAVISKPYFGLLVAIIIFGFVFKYENVYRGFFEWSNWRVLSRLSYCAFLVHFLIIRLYTASQTQLTHITVYTNVAMVTGFIISSFAIALPLWLLVEAPSTGLLQYYTTNNLPETSKSEKFKNT, from the exons ATGGATCCAAATTTTAACGAAGTGTATAGACAAGCCTATACGAATGTGCCTAACTATGCTATAGGATTGGCTCTTGGATACTTAATATATGATTTACAAAGAAGcaattttcaaatagaaaaatataag AAGTACCGCTACATGTACTGGGCATTGCTACCTGCGTGCTTAGTACCCATGTTCCTTGGTAGCGTATTTTACGGCCCAACGCGACACCCTGTATATCTGCAACTGCTTTATGCTGTTATATCTAAGCCATACTTTGGTTTGCTGGTTGCTATCATAATATTCGGATTTGTGTTTAAATACGAAA ATGTATACCGCGGCTTCTTCGAATGGTCGAATTGGAGAGTGTTGAGCCGCCTCTCGTACTGCGCGTTCCTTGTGCACTTTCTTATCATCAGACTGTACACAGCCAGCCAAACCCAACTCACACACATTACTGTCTATACAAAT GTGGCGATGGTGACGGGCTTTATCATCAGCAGCTTTGCAATTGCGCTACCGCTGTGGCTGCTGGTTGAAGCTCCCTCTACCGGCCTCCTCCAGTACTACACTACCAATAATCTACCAGAGACATCGAAGTctgaaaagtttaaaaatacttaa
- the LOC123721812 gene encoding uncharacterized protein LOC123721812 has protein sequence MVLIQINFASVKMKFFVMFLFLFIINCSGLTDSEYNRMPPIYHLDNYESCLQRSGDVYCTTHFSLVSEAPSELLDIIHEYSKDTATHFNHSKLRYGLCLLESCNSYHTREATVTTQLLEACLNRTFRDQYNLQTRVTKFYCNEYNETAENNFSDFCMGLILFSLAGLAIFSTFLDIFLPNIKLEEWYWSVQLY, from the exons ATGgtgttaatacaaattaatttcgcgagtgtaaaaatgaaattctttgtgatgtttttgtttttgtttataataaattgtagcGGTTTAACCG ataGTGAATATAATCGAATGCCCCCAATATACCATCTGGACAACTACGAGAGTTGCCTGCAGCGCAGCGGTGATGTCTACTGCACCACGCACTTCTCCCTCGTCTCCGAAGCTCCGAGCGAACTGTTGGACATCATACAC gAGTATTCCAAGGACACAGCGACGCATTTTAACCACAGTAAGCTGAGGTACGGGCTATGTCTGCTGGAGAGTTGTAACAGCTATCACACTAGAGAGGCAACCGTCACCACCCAACTGCTCGAAGCGTGTCTCAACAGAACATTCCGTGATCAATACAATTTACAAACTAGAGTTACTAAGTTCTATTGCAACGAATACAATGAGACTGCCGAAAATAACTTTAGTGATTTTTGTATGGGTTTGATTCTCTTCTCTCTTGCGGGACTCGCTATATTTAGCACTTTCCTCGACATATTTCTACCAAACATAAAACTGGAAG AGTGGTATTGGTCAGTTCAGTTATACTAG